The genomic DNA CCCGGCGAGCCAGGAGACGGTGGATACCTGCCACCCCCACATCAAAGAGCTGCTCGACCTGGTTGCCCATGATCCTTGCCGTCACCACCGCTTCAGCCGCAACCGGGATATCGGAAGTACCGGCGGAGATAACCAGCACCGTGCCCCGGCCAACAATCTCGATCGGTCGCTGCTCAACGGTAATGCACCGAGCATCCTGGTGGTGACAGGCATTGGGGAAGCGGGCGCACAAGGCCAGCGCCTGCTCTTCCGCAAGCCTGGTGACCAGCACATTGTTACCCCGATCAAGCAGGGCGACCATGATCCGCTCGATCTGACCGATGCTCTTGCCCTGACCGAAGATCACTTCCGGATAACCCTGCCGCAGTTCCCGGTGGTGATCGACATTGGCGAAACCCAGGTCTTCAAAAGGGAGATGTTTGAGCCTCTCCAGGGATCGCTCCACCGAGATTTCTCCCGTTGCCACCCCTTCGAGAAGCCGTTTTAATTCATTAGAGTCCATGCGATTCATCCTGCCGAAAAATATCGAGTAATTGTATCATGTACAGAGCAAATTAAAAGCGTAAAGGGTTGACCGGCACCTTTACCCCTGTTATTGTTTGCAGGCTTCGTAAAAAGTCCGGTTATTCATGAATTACTCAGGTTTTCACAAACTTTGCATTTGAAGTTTTTCGCTGGCCGCAATTTTTCGTTTTTTTCAATAATGCGATACTCCGGAGGTGACAATCGTGCTTATCGTAATGCACCACAAGGCAGGGGACAAGCAGATCAATGCGGTGAAAGAGGCGGTTAAGGCTTTGGGATTGACCGCGGCTCCCATTCCCGGAAGCGAGCGCACCGCCATCGGCGTGCTTGGCAACAAGGGATACGTCGATGACTCTACCATCCGCGACCTTCCCGGCGTGCAGGAGGTAATCCACGTCTCCAAGCCTTACAAACTGGTATCGCGTGACTTCCACCCCCGCAACACCATTGTCAAGGTCGGCACGGTCGAGATCGGCGAGGGGCGGCCGCCAGTAGTCGCTGCCGGCCCTTGTGCCGTTGAGAGCGAGGAGCAGATCATGAAAACTGCCCGCGCCGTGAAAAAGGCCGGGGCCATGCTGCTGCGCGGCGGCGCCTTCAAACCGCGGACCGGTCCCCATACCTTCCAGGGGATGCGGGAAGAGGGGCTGCTGCTCCTGGAAAAAGCCGGCAAAGCAGTGGGCCTCCCTATCGTCACCGAGGTGATGAGCCCCGACACCGTGGGGCTGGTGGCTGAACATGCCGATCTGCTTCAAGTAGGCGCCCGTAACATGCAGAACTTCGACCTCCTGCGGGAACTCGGCAAGATTCGCAAGCCGGTTCTGCTCAAGAGGGGAATGAGTGCCACCGTTGAAGAGTTCCTTGCTGCAGCCGAATACATCCTTGCCGAGGGCAATCACAACGTCATCCTTTGTGAGCGGGGAATCAGGACCTTTGAAACCGCTACCCGCAATACGCTTGATCTGGCCATTGTGCCGCTGATAAAGGAACTCTCCCATCTCCCGATCATGGTTGACCCTTCGCACGCCACCGGCAAGCGCAGCCTGGTGCCACCGATGTCCAAGGCCGCCCTGGTAGGTGGGGCTCACGGCGTTCTGGTTGAGGTGCACCCCGAACCGGAGAAGGCACTTTCTGACGGCCCGCAATCTTTGACCTTTGCCGGCTTTGACCGGCTTATGGGGGAAATCGACCGGCTGACCGTCTTTCTTGGCTGGGACGAAAAAGCTCCTTGATTTTTTTCTGTTGAGCCGAGTAGAATGACACAAGATTAACGTTCTCTCTGTCATGCTCGTTAGGCTTACAAAGCCCAGGCGGAATGCTTATTTCACGGGAGCCTTTTGCGGTCGCGGTGTGCTGCCCCTTGCGGGAATTGCCTAAAGCGGCACAAAGGAGCCCACTTTTAAGGGAACTCGCTGAGAGGCCCCTAAGCCGACGGCATGGCGGAGAGATTGATCAAGGGGGAGGCGCGATAACCGCCTCCCCCTTTCGTATAATGACGGTTTGCCATTCTAATCAAAGATCGAGGTTGTTGGCTCATGTACTGGTTACGCCGAATTTTGCTGGCAATTTATCTGGTAGTTGCTATTCCCCTTGCCGCCGGGGCCGCAGAAAAGCCGGGCGCGCTTGTGCGGGACCGGCTGAGCAACGGCAGCGATGGCCCGGAAATGGTAGTCATCCCTGCGGGCAGCTTCCGGATGGGTGCAGTTCAGGGTGGCGGCGACAGCGACGAAAAGCCGGTACATCGCGTCACCATTGCCAAGCCCTTTGCCATGGGTCGATACGAAGTAACCTTTGCCGAGTATGACACCTTCTGCACGGCAACCGGCCGCGAGAAACCAAAGGACGGCCGGCGCTGGTTCCCATTCTCCAACTGGGGGAGAGAGCGACGGCCGGTGATCAACGTCTCCTGGAACGATGCCGTGGCTTACACAAAATGGCTCTCTGAGCAGACCGGGAAACATTACCGGCTCCCCAGCGAAGCGGAATGGGAGTACGCGGCCAAAGCCGGCAGCGAAGACCGCTACTGGTGGGGATTTAATATCGGAGAGAACCGGGCCAACTGCAAAGGGGCGGGCAGCAAGTTTGACGGCAAGAAAACCGCGCCGGTCGGATCGTTTCAGGCAAACCCGTTCGGCCTGTTTGATACCGCCGGCAATGTCTGGGAGTGGTGCCAGGACCGGTGGCATGAGAGTTACGAAGGTGCGCCTGCCGATGGCACTGCCTGGGAAACCGGAGAAGATCAGCGGCGCGTCGAACGCGGCGGATCATTCGGCAGCAAGCCGCGCTATGTCAGGTCATCGGCCCGCGGCCGTGGCAAGCCAACCGACAGATATGTCTATCTCGGCTTCCGGGTAGCAAGAGATTTATAGCCAACGCAGACGAAGATGAAGCAGCGGGATCAGTCGAAAAACTCGCTCTCCATCAGCTCCATGACCCCTTCAGGCGTAAACGGGAAGGTAGTCACATGCTCTTTGCCGCTTTGATCTTTCCACACCCAGCGGATAATTTCCCCTGCTGCTGCCGGTTCCCGGGTGAGCGGGTCAGGGTCCAGTTCTGTCAGTACCTGCCAAATTCCTTCCATGTCGAATAGCTCGAACCCTGCTGCGCCATCGATCGTCTCGATTTTGCGCAGAAAGCTATCAAGGATTTCATAATCGACAAGCGCCTCGTCTTCCCCCCACCATTTAATGAAACAATGTCCGGGCTGCCGGCATGCTTCGATGCGTTCCCTAAACTCGGCATGGTTCATAATCCCCTCCCAAAAAAACTTTTTCTGAGAGTATATCCGGCTGCGGCCTTAGTGCAAATCGAGAGCAGTTGGCAATATCAAAAGAGGGATGGGCGACTTATTCTTTTAACTGCAGGGCAGTGATTGGTCCCCGCTGCGCTCCGCGTCTCCGGCAATCCAGCGGCAGCATAGGAAGCAGAAAAAGGCGGCAACGGCAATGGCGACCGGGGTGATCAGCATGGCGCTCCGCAGACCGAAAGCATCGGAAAACATGCCGATGATGGCTGGCGAAACCGCGTCACCTAAGGCGTGAATGGCAAAAATATTGATGGCAAAAGCCATGGCGCGGGAACTGGCCGGCGAAACGTTGACGATAACGGTATTCAGCGGGCCGGTATTGAGAAACAGCAGGGTTTCGGCAACAAAGATCGCCGCCAGACAGGTAGTCAGATCGCCGGAGGAGATGGCCAGCGCCAGCACCGGCGCTCCGAGGACAAACCCCCAGCCGGAGACCATCAGATAGCCTGATGGCGAACGTGCCTGCATCCTGTCCCCCAGCCAGCCGCCGCTGAGGGTGCCGAGAATACCGGACACCACGGTCATGGCACCGAAAATAGTATTCCCTTTTGCCACATCCAAGCCATGCATCCGGTTGAGGAATGAGGGGGTCCATTGGGCAAGTCCGCCCAGAGCAAAGGTCATGGCGGCCATGGCCAGCGTTGCAGTAATGAACGAGCGGTTTTGCAGGAACAGCCGGTATGAGCCTCGTGGTGCGGCAATACTGGCGCTATTTCTGATGCGGGCCGGATCTTTGAGCCGCCAGAGAGGTATGGTCAGAAGCAACCCGGGGATACCTGCCAGAAGAAAGGCGCTCTGCCAGCCGTAGCGCTGCCCGACAATACCGCCGACCAGGTACCCCAGTGCGCTACCCACCGGGATCGCCAGGTAGAAGTATGCCAATGCGCGGCCTCGGCGCTCCTGGGGGAAATAGTCGGAAATAAGCCCGGGCGATACCGTACCAAAGCTTGCCTCACCGATTCCCACCACGCTCCTCGCCGCCAGCAGTGCCGCATAGCTCCGGGCAAGGCCTCCGCCGGCGGTTGCCAGGCTCCAGACAACAAGCCCTCCGGCCGCCAGATGCACCCGGTTCTTCCGGTCACCGATCCAGCCGAACAAAGGGGCGGCAACCATGTATGACAGCATGAAGGCGCTCCCCAGCAAGCCGAGAGAGGTATCGGAAAGCCGCAGATCACCTTTCACCAGGGGGAAGACGGCGTAAAGAACCTGCCGATCAATGTAGTTCAGCAGGTTCACGGCCAAGAGCATTGCCAACACAACCCGGCGGCCGGAGATAGGTTCCTTCAGAGTCATAAGCGTCGTCATTTCATTGGGGGACAGTGGCAGCGCTCATCAGCACTTGGTTGGCAAAGTAGCACATTACCGTGATCTGACACAATGGAATCAACAGCACCGGCCCCTGCAAAAAGCTTGCAGGGGCCTGCATTGAACAGCTTCCAGGCTGGAGGCCGGGTCACATCAACTTGAAGAGGACCGGAATGACAATTTCCGCCGGCAACGGAGGTTTGGGAAACGGCGCCACCTTACGGATGGTCTCTATCGCGCATCGGTCCAGCATCTGGTGCCCTGAGCTTTCCACCACTTTTACCTCGCGGGCACTGCCGTCCTCGCACACCAGAAAAGATACGGTCACCTTGCCGCTCCACCCCATCTTCCGCGCCTGGTGTGGATAGACCAGGCCTTTCATGACAAGGTCGCGAATATAGCTGAAATGTTCTCTGAGGTATCGCTGCTTGGCCTTTTCCGGGGCAGCATCCCCATGACCGGTTGCGGCAACCTGTGCCACTGGCTCCTTGTGCGTAACGCCGGCTGCAGCATTGCCCGGGCGGGCAGCCTGAGCATTTGTATTCGCATCGCCCTGGGCTTTGAGCGGCAGGCTGTCCCGCACTCCGGAAACCGGGGCAACACTGGCCGGAGCCGGCATCGGGGCTGGGGGCGGCACATCCGCGGCAACCTGCCTCGTCTCAACAGGCGTAACCGGGCGAGGTCGCGGAGTAGCTGCTGCCGATCCAGGACTCCGAGACTGGCGCAAGGGTGAAGCAACCTCCTTGGCAACCACCCCTGGGTCAAAGGTCAGGTCGATAATGACCGGCGCCCTAGGCGGCGCTAGTTGTGATGAGAACGCTGCCATCAGAGCATATGCGACCAGATGCAGCCCCAGGGAAATTCCGAACCACTTACCTGGGTAGGGAGTGATTGATCGCCGTATTTCTTTCATGGTGTACATTCCGTCCATGTCGTGCCTCTTTCGCTCGTTTCACAAATGTTGCAGCAACCAGCACCAGCCCCATGCCGGCACAACCGAAGCAGGTCAAACAACCCGAGGCGCCGCATGCCCCTGAAGAGGCCGCAATGCCGGTGACCCCTCCAACGACCTCGACCATACCAAAAGTCACTTTTTCAGACAGACTTCGCATAACAGATGGCTCCTTCCGGACAGACCTTTTCGCATTGCCGACACGGCATGCAGGAGAGCTGATCGATGGCCGCTGTCCCCTTAACCGCAATGGCCCAGGTGGGACAGACGGCATGACACTCTCCGCAGCCGTTACAGCGGTGTGTATCAACCTGTACCCGTTTGCCGAAACGTTTGCCGAAGCGGCTGGCAAGTGCATCCAACGCGCCGATCGGGCAAAGAAAATTACAATAGGCGCGGCCACCGTGAGCCAAGAACCCGAGCAGGATGATCAGGGCCAGGTTGATGATTCCGGCAGTGCGCAGGAAATAGGCCATGTCGGCCTGGATAAATGGGGCGCCGAAAAGTCGGGGGATGGTGGCGAAGTTACAGTAATTGCAGCACAGGCTGCCGATACCGATCAGTGGCGCGGCGAGATAGACGGCAAAATAGCCGTAGCGGACCGGCGCCGCCGGGATAGCAGAGAAATCCAGCTTCAGAAATCGGGGGATGAGTCTGCTGCCAAGCTCGGTAGCCCCGCCAACCGGGCAAAGGTGACTGCACCAGTAGCGGCCGAAAAAGATCGTTGTCACCAGCATCCCGACAACCAGGGCCACCCCCATGTAGCTTCGGGCAACGCCACCGATAATCTCTCCTATTCCTGCACCTTTCCTGATGGCGAAAAACATGCGCGGGCACCATGAACCACAGAGATCGACATCAGCCGAAGTCACCTGAACAATCAGGGCCAGCGGTGGCAGGAAAAGCATTAGTGAGCAGAGCAAAATGCCGGTACGGTGCCGGGCCATAAAGGACCGGGCAGAATCACTATTCGCCATGACGCCCCCCTCCTGTGCCGGTAAAGCGGATCGGTACCGCCAGCAGTCGTTCGTTGCTCCGGTTATCATAGAAAGCGAGCATCGGACCTTTCTTTTCGGGGCGTTGCCCCGGCTGCTTACCAGGGGCAACATTCGAAGTATCAGGGTCCAATGGGCAGCACACAGCTTCCGCATCCTGTTTTTGCGCCTGATTGATTACAACCGGCAGTTGCGCTCTTTTTTTCATCACCACCCAGAGCGCCACCCGGTCGTTGGGGCGGAGGTCATGGTAGACATTGTCACGAAACATTGGACGATGATGGAACGGCAATCTGATTGCCGGCTCAGAATTATGAAGGGCATAGCTGTAGCCCGGAGCCCCTTCAAGAACGACCCGGGCATCTCCCCGGAATGGCGGTATCACTTTGGCCGTAACAATAAGCGAACCAGACTGTTTCTGTCCGTCCAGTTCTGGCGGATGACGCGTCACGCCTCCCCCCTTCTTGAGAGTTCCCATGGCATGTGCCGAGTCATGAAAGCGGTAGCTGGCTGCCAGGGTGCTGACGGCAACGGCAATGATGAATATGATGATGGATTTCGGTTGCATGCCTCACCTCAGAATTTGTAGGAAATCTTGCCAAAATAGGTAATAGGAGCACCGGGACGGTAACGGGTGGCAGTGTCCTTGGTTACTTCCATGGCATAGTGCTTGTCGAAAAGGTTGTTGACGTCAAAGGTAATGTCCCAGTGCTTGTCCTCGTAACCGACCAGCAGGTTCGTCAGAAACTCGTAGCCGTCGTATTTTTCTGAGTTGGCATTATCCACAAAGTAGCTGCCCCAGCTGTAGGTATCGAGCTTGGCTTTGAACCCGGAAGGGTGCTTGTAAAAGGCATAGAGATTGTACTGATGCTCCGGGATATATGGCAGCCGGTTGCCGCTCCTATTGAGGAGCTGTCCCTGGACCGGCTCCTGAAAGCTGTCATAACTGAAATCGCTGTAAGTATAAGTCCCTCCCAGATAGAGACTGGTCAATGCCTGATACTTGCCGGACAGCTCGATCCCTTTTTTGATGGTTGAGCCGGCATTGCTGTACGTGGTCGCTCCGCCGACAAGGTATGTCTGCACGATCTCATCGGATACATCCATGTAGAACAGGGAAAGGTCGATACTGTGGCCACCGGAGAAACGGCTCTTTGCTCCGACCTCATAGTTAATGGTCGTGGCCGGGTCTAGATTGGGATTATCTGAAAGCTCACTCGACTGAGGGGTCTGGAACCCGGTGGCTATTGTTCCGTAAAGGTTCAAACTGTCATTTACCTTGTAGACAGCTCCGATCCGCGGGCTCACATAATTGAATGCCTTGTCCACACCGATCTGTTGCCGGTTTGCCACATACCTCCCGCTGGCATAATCGAACTCCTGGAAGAGATCAGAAGAAAGGTCGAACCGTACCTGGTCAAAGCGGACACCGATATCGACAATCCAGGATTGCGACGGCTGTAACGATTCCTGGGCATAGACCCCCCACTTGGCAACGGTGTCATCATCGCTCTGCATCAGAGACCCCGAGGCGTCAGAGAGAGTAGCGGTGATTCTGCCAGTCGGCAGGGTCCTGACATCTCTAAAGGTATACTTTTTCCCATTGGGGGTATCCACCTGAGCCGACACCCCAGAGGTAAGCACTCCCGGCAAGCCGAGCAGATGATGCTTCCAGTCCACCTGAATATCGCTGCCGTAGATGTCGGCACTACCGTCATTGATCGCCCCGGTAACCGGATGATAATGCTGCCAGTGCTGGAAATAGACGAGCGGTTTGAGCTTGAAGTCGCCGATCTCCTTTTCCAGCTTCAGGTTGGTGAAGTATATCTCGCTGTAGCGCCCCGAGTGACGCCACGGTTCAGAGGTAAGCTGGCTGATGTCGCTGTCGAACTGAGACTTGGTCAACGTCCCGGGCAGCTGGATATTGGCATCGGTATAACTGAAATTAAAGTCAATGGACGTCTTCTCGTCCAGCAGATGACCGATCTTTAGACTGGTCTGGCTAGTGTCGAATTTGTTCCAGGCCCGCCAACTGTCGGTTGACTTGCGGCTCCCTGCCACGGTGACATAGGTCGAGCCGAAGCTGGTGCCGTAAATGAGGTTGTACATCTGGGTATTTTCGCTGCCATAGCCGATCTTCAGGCTCTTGATCTCCTCAAAAGGATTGCGGCTGATGATATTCACCACGCCACCGGCGGCATTGGCGCCGTACATGGTGGAATTTGGCCCTTTCACCACATCGATCCGCTCCACGAGCTGGGTGTCTATGAAGTCGAAACGCGAAAGCCCGTCCGGGTCGGTAATGGGCACACCATCAAGCAACACCATGATCTCGCGTACGCCGTAGCGGGCCTTGAGACCGGCGCCGCGAATAATGAGCCGCGAGTCGTAACCGCCGTTTTTCGTCTCGGACTGGACGCCGGACAAGCCGGTGAGCGCCTCCTTGATGCCGAACATGCGGCTGTTCTGAATTTCTTCCTTGCCGACCACGCTCACTCCTGCCGCCACTTCCTCGGTTTTCCGCTCGGTCCGGGTGGCAGTCACAACCACGTCGTCGAGCTGTTGGCGGCCCTGTGCCGCCTCCTCTGCATATGCCCCAGCGGCACAGAGCAAACAAAGAACACCTATGCAATACGGTTTATAAAACACGGATCCCTCCCTGGATGAATGTATGGGGATACACTACGGCAACATGCCCGGTGCTGGATGCACTTCGGCATTTGCTTCCGTAGCACAGGGGCCGGTTCCATAAGGCACCAGAGGCTGTCCAGACATAACCGCCGAGAGAAGAACCTGGCTATAGCGCGCTGCCTCGGATACGCTGACAGCGTACAGATCCTTCTCTGTTGGCAGAAGTCATTCCAGCAGTGACGCAGATCGCCGATTGTGAGTGACCCTGGTGACAGTGAACTGGCCTTTTCAAGCAGTTATCAGGAGAGAATGCAGAGTTTTGGAGGCGGGTCTGGTGGGGCTACCGATCTTCCGGTGAGAGTGCGATAAGGAGATGGGACAAGGGTTGCTTTGTTGAAAATCAGAGGTTCTGCGTCGTTCGAATCCAGATAGTACTCAAACGATTCACCACCCCATAAAGCGATCAGCTTGCCACTGCCGCATGGAGAACTTTTGTAGCTGGCGCCAGGAACTGAAGCAGGTTTCTGCTTTTTTTGGCAGCAAGATTCTACCTCTTCCTGGTCTTCGCTTTGCCCGTTCTGCAACTTTTTCTGCCAGCAACAACAGCTGTGAGTGGCGCTCCGCTCAGGGGCACAACCACAAATCGCGCAATCGCCGGTGCATTCACCGGTAACGGCATGGGAGATTACCGCTGACTGCAGGGCAAGAGGCGCAAGGGGGCTTATGGTGATCATGAGATAGATCCCCATGAGGACCAAGGCAATGTTGGCCCGAGAAGATCTAAACATGCCCTGGCGCCCCAAAGTATATGATTATCTTTGCATCAGCCATTTATACCACTCTCCACCTTTTAAATACCCCGGTTGGGAATGAGGGCTTGTAATTCTGAATTAGTGTTAACAGTTATGCAGCATACATGCCGCGTGGCAGGCCCCTGAAAAATCCGTGACAGCAGCAGGTGAAAATAGAAAAAAGGTCCAATTATTTTGCTTGCACCAATTTAACTGCCTGGTTAATCGGATCAAAAAGAAATTTTATCTTGGGGCTCTAGCAATTGTGAACCTGCAATGTTTTAAGCAATAAGCAACAATTATTGCATAAAAGAATCTGCAATCATGCCGTTATGCAACTCATTGCGATCAAAGTGCATCGCTGTTATCATTAAAGGTAAATGCTCCAACGGTGAATGGATTTGCTGTTCCCCGGCATCAAGTTACAGATAAAACAGAGAACTGAGGTTTTTTCATGTTTCAATGGGTTACATTTGCGATCATCGGCTTGGGTGGCGGGGTGGCTTCGGGGCTGTTCGGCATCGGCGGCGGCATCGTCATTGTCCCGGCCCTGATCTACTGGGCCGGGTTCTCACACCACAAGGCAACGGGAACCAGCCTTGCCGTTCTGCTCCCGCCGATCGGTCTGGCCGCAACCCTTGAATACTATCGGAACGGCAACGTAGATCTCAAGGCAGCCTTTATCGTCGCAGCTACCATGTTCGTCGGGGCCTGGGGGGGCGCCTATCTGGCGAACCAGATGAAAGGGCCGCAACTGCGGCTCCTTTTTGGAGTATTTGTCTCCGGCGTCGGCATCTACCTGGTCTACGGTGCCTGTAAACGCCTCGGCTGGCTGTAGGCAGCCTCCCGACTAACGGTCAAACCTTGCCATTACCGGCCAGCCTCCGAAATGCCGATGCCTTGCAGGCAGCATGAATCACCCCACCCGCGGCAATTTGCAGTTCCCGGGCAGCCTCCGGCACGATCTCGGCAACCAGCTTCCCCTCGCCGCACTGCAGCTCAACCCCCATTTTCGAACCGCTTTCAAACAGGCCGACCACAGTGCATTGCAGCAGATTACGGGCACTGATGGCTTCCGGATGTTTCTTGAAAAGGATGATGTCCTTGGAAGAGAGCTCAAACAGGCCATTGACCGTGTCACGATTACTGCCTGAAAGCAGCAGCTCCCCCCCCTGCCAGCGGTAGGCGCACATGCCGTCCCGCTCGGACATGGCGCTCAACTCCAGAAGGTTGATGTAGCCTACCGGACTCTTTCCCATGCGATCGCGGGCCAACTGCTCACTGCTGGCCTGCTCGACCATCCTTCCGTTCTCGAACACCAGTACCGAATCGGCCATCAAGCGCATTTCGACCAGGGAATGGGAAATAAACAGGTACGGAATGCCAAAAAGTTCACTGACGCTTTTCAGGTAGGGGATGATCTGAAACCGCAGGGAGTCGTCCAATGCCGAAAGCGGTTCGTCCATCAGCAGCAGCCGGGGATTGGCCAGTATGGCCCGCCCCAGGGCGACCCGCTGTTTTTCGCCGCCTGACAGGTTTGTGACCCCACGGCTGAGCAGATCTTTAAGCTTCAGCACTTCAACCAGATTGTCGAAGTCGATGGTGCGATGTTTTGCCGGGCAGCGCTTAAAGCCGTAAAGCAGGTTGTTTTTGACACTCAGGTGAGGAAACAGGCAGTGCTGCTGAAAAACCATGGCGATCCGGCGTTGCTCCGGACGAAGGTTGACTCTCTTGGCACTGCTGAACAGGCAGTCTCCATCCAAAAGGATCTCGCCACTGTCAGGCTCCAGAAGACCGGCCAGCATGCTCACCAAGGTCGATTTGCCGCTGCCCGATACGCCGAAAATTCCGAGCCGGTCACCGCTGACCACGAAGTCAGTTGACAAGGTGAAGGCGCCGAAACTCTTCTCTGCTTTCATGGAAATGCGCATGTCAGTTCTTCTTTGTCATTTTCTTAACCAGTATTTCATGCAGAAAGAGCACTGCCATCGATATCACCACCGAAACCAGACAGAGAGTTAACGCCATATGCTCACTGTTAGGTGAACTGGCATACTCGTAGATTGCCAGGGGGATGGTCTGGGTAACACCCGGAATATTGCCGGCCACGATGATGGTGGCGCCGAACTCACCGAGGCTGCGGGCGAACATCAACGACGAGCCGGCTGCCAGCCCCGGCAGCGACAAGGGGAGAATGACCGTTAGCAGGGTGTCATGCCACGGCGCTCCGAGAGATCGGGAAGCCTTGATCAGCTGCGGATCGATGGCCTCCATACCGATGCGCAGCGAGCGCACCAGCAGGGGAAAACCGACCACAGCGGAGGCGATTACCGCAGCCTTGAGGGTAAAGATCAGCCTGATGCCGGCATCGTTGAGCAGAGAGCCCAGCCAGCCATTTTTCCCGAGCAACAGCAGCAGGAAATAGCCGACAACTACCGGCGGCAGGGTCAGCGGCAGATTGACCAGCACCTCCAGCAGCACCTTGCCGCGGAACCGGACAAAGGTGATCAAATAGGCCACAGCAAGGCCGAACGGCAACGAAAAT from Geoanaerobacter pelophilus includes the following:
- the larB gene encoding nickel pincer cofactor biosynthesis protein LarB; this encodes MDSNELKRLLEGVATGEISVERSLERLKHLPFEDLGFANVDHHRELRQGYPEVIFGQGKSIGQIERIMVALLDRGNNVLVTRLAEEQALALCARFPNACHHQDARCITVEQRPIEIVGRGTVLVISAGTSDIPVAAEAVVTARIMGNQVEQLFDVGVAGIHRLLARRELLQTATVLVVVAGMEGALPSVVGGLVDRPVIAVPTSVGYGASFGGIAALLGMLNSCASGVTVVNIDNGFGAGYAASLINRAS
- the aroF gene encoding 3-deoxy-7-phosphoheptulonate synthase, which gives rise to MLIVMHHKAGDKQINAVKEAVKALGLTAAPIPGSERTAIGVLGNKGYVDDSTIRDLPGVQEVIHVSKPYKLVSRDFHPRNTIVKVGTVEIGEGRPPVVAAGPCAVESEEQIMKTARAVKKAGAMLLRGGAFKPRTGPHTFQGMREEGLLLLEKAGKAVGLPIVTEVMSPDTVGLVAEHADLLQVGARNMQNFDLLRELGKIRKPVLLKRGMSATVEEFLAAAEYILAEGNHNVILCERGIRTFETATRNTLDLAIVPLIKELSHLPIMVDPSHATGKRSLVPPMSKAALVGGAHGVLVEVHPEPEKALSDGPQSLTFAGFDRLMGEIDRLTVFLGWDEKAP
- a CDS encoding formylglycine-generating enzyme family protein; this encodes MYWLRRILLAIYLVVAIPLAAGAAEKPGALVRDRLSNGSDGPEMVVIPAGSFRMGAVQGGGDSDEKPVHRVTIAKPFAMGRYEVTFAEYDTFCTATGREKPKDGRRWFPFSNWGRERRPVINVSWNDAVAYTKWLSEQTGKHYRLPSEAEWEYAAKAGSEDRYWWGFNIGENRANCKGAGSKFDGKKTAPVGSFQANPFGLFDTAGNVWEWCQDRWHESYEGAPADGTAWETGEDQRRVERGGSFGSKPRYVRSSARGRGKPTDRYVYLGFRVARDL
- a CDS encoding spinster family MFS transporter, which gives rise to MTLKEPISGRRVVLAMLLAVNLLNYIDRQVLYAVFPLVKGDLRLSDTSLGLLGSAFMLSYMVAAPLFGWIGDRKNRVHLAAGGLVVWSLATAGGGLARSYAALLAARSVVGIGEASFGTVSPGLISDYFPQERRGRALAYFYLAIPVGSALGYLVGGIVGQRYGWQSAFLLAGIPGLLLTIPLWRLKDPARIRNSASIAAPRGSYRLFLQNRSFITATLAMAAMTFALGGLAQWTPSFLNRMHGLDVAKGNTIFGAMTVVSGILGTLSGGWLGDRMQARSPSGYLMVSGWGFVLGAPVLALAISSGDLTTCLAAIFVAETLLFLNTGPLNTVIVNVSPASSRAMAFAINIFAIHALGDAVSPAIIGMFSDAFGLRSAMLITPVAIAVAAFFCFLCCRWIAGDAERSGDQSLPCS
- a CDS encoding TonB family protein, which codes for MDGMYTMKEIRRSITPYPGKWFGISLGLHLVAYALMAAFSSQLAPPRAPVIIDLTFDPGVVAKEVASPLRQSRSPGSAAATPRPRPVTPVETRQVAADVPPPAPMPAPASVAPVSGVRDSLPLKAQGDANTNAQAARPGNAAAGVTHKEPVAQVAATGHGDAAPEKAKQRYLREHFSYIRDLVMKGLVYPHQARKMGWSGKVTVSFLVCEDGSAREVKVVESSGHQMLDRCAIETIRKVAPFPKPPLPAEIVIPVLFKLM
- a CDS encoding 4Fe-4S binding protein; its protein translation is MANSDSARSFMARHRTGILLCSLMLFLPPLALIVQVTSADVDLCGSWCPRMFFAIRKGAGIGEIIGGVARSYMGVALVVGMLVTTIFFGRYWCSHLCPVGGATELGSRLIPRFLKLDFSAIPAAPVRYGYFAVYLAAPLIGIGSLCCNYCNFATIPRLFGAPFIQADMAYFLRTAGIINLALIILLGFLAHGGRAYCNFLCPIGALDALASRFGKRFGKRVQVDTHRCNGCGECHAVCPTWAIAVKGTAAIDQLSCMPCRQCEKVCPEGAICYAKSV
- a CDS encoding TonB-dependent receptor; the encoded protein is MFYKPYCIGVLCLLCAAGAYAEEAAQGRQQLDDVVVTATRTERKTEEVAAGVSVVGKEEIQNSRMFGIKEALTGLSGVQSETKNGGYDSRLIIRGAGLKARYGVREIMVLLDGVPITDPDGLSRFDFIDTQLVERIDVVKGPNSTMYGANAAGGVVNIISRNPFEEIKSLKIGYGSENTQMYNLIYGTSFGSTYVTVAGSRKSTDSWRAWNKFDTSQTSLKIGHLLDEKTSIDFNFSYTDANIQLPGTLTKSQFDSDISQLTSEPWRHSGRYSEIYFTNLKLEKEIGDFKLKPLVYFQHWQHYHPVTGAINDGSADIYGSDIQVDWKHHLLGLPGVLTSGVSAQVDTPNGKKYTFRDVRTLPTGRITATLSDASGSLMQSDDDTVAKWGVYAQESLQPSQSWIVDIGVRFDQVRFDLSSDLFQEFDYASGRYVANRQQIGVDKAFNYVSPRIGAVYKVNDSLNLYGTIATGFQTPQSSELSDNPNLDPATTINYEVGAKSRFSGGHSIDLSLFYMDVSDEIVQTYLVGGATTYSNAGSTIKKGIELSGKYQALTSLYLGGTYTYSDFSYDSFQEPVQGQLLNRSGNRLPYIPEHQYNLYAFYKHPSGFKAKLDTYSWGSYFVDNANSEKYDGYEFLTNLLVGYEDKHWDITFDVNNLFDKHYAMEVTKDTATRYRPGAPITYFGKISYKF
- a CDS encoding sulfite exporter TauE/SafE family protein, giving the protein MFQWVTFAIIGLGGGVASGLFGIGGGIVIVPALIYWAGFSHHKATGTSLAVLLPPIGLAATLEYYRNGNVDLKAAFIVAATMFVGAWGGAYLANQMKGPQLRLLFGVFVSGVGIYLVYGACKRLGWL